The following are encoded in a window of Haloarcula halophila genomic DNA:
- a CDS encoding GAF domain-containing protein, with translation MNRNVLCVDTDQRIDAVADTIDADDSLTALRATSVAEATATLDDAPVVCVVTAYDLDDGTGLDVVAAVREQLPQTPTVLFTDRRPDEIDTESFGETIVEYLNRDLPDADDRLQFITNDVIDHSAQVSFLAPEDEDERLDALARYEVESLPITESFERLTDLIAEHFDAAVSFIGLIERDEENLLACHGGDWDSVTREETICTHSMLQEDVMVVEDIRADGRFSENELLENLGIRSYAGANMTTPDGHVIGQVCLLDYEVRSYDDEERARLQQFAETAMEILELRQSLRDAQAGGTAVGPDAADTAEVER, from the coding sequence ATGAACAGAAACGTTCTCTGTGTCGACACCGACCAGCGGATCGACGCGGTCGCGGATACGATCGACGCTGACGACTCGCTGACGGCGCTGCGGGCGACTTCGGTCGCCGAGGCGACGGCGACACTCGACGACGCTCCGGTGGTCTGTGTGGTGACTGCCTACGACCTCGACGACGGGACAGGTCTCGACGTGGTGGCCGCCGTCCGCGAACAACTGCCACAGACACCGACAGTCCTCTTTACCGACCGGCGGCCCGACGAGATCGACACCGAGTCGTTCGGGGAGACGATCGTCGAGTATCTCAACCGTGACCTGCCGGACGCCGACGATCGCCTCCAGTTCATCACCAACGACGTCATCGACCACAGCGCACAGGTCAGTTTCCTCGCGCCCGAGGACGAGGACGAACGGCTCGACGCCCTGGCCCGCTACGAGGTCGAATCGCTGCCGATCACCGAGAGCTTCGAACGGCTGACGGACCTGATCGCCGAGCACTTCGACGCGGCGGTCTCCTTTATCGGCCTCATCGAGCGCGACGAGGAGAACCTGCTGGCCTGTCACGGTGGCGACTGGGACTCGGTGACCCGCGAGGAGACGATCTGTACCCACAGCATGCTTCAGGAGGACGTGATGGTCGTCGAGGACATCCGTGCTGACGGGCGGTTCAGCGAGAACGAACTGCTAGAGAACCTGGGGATCAGGTCCTACGCCGGCGCGAACATGACCACGCCCGACGGCCACGTGATCGGACAGGTCTGCCTGCTGGATTACGAGGTCCGGTCCTACGACGACGAGGAACGCGCGCGCCTCCAGCAGTTCGCCGAGACCGCGATGGAGATCCTGGAACTCCGCCAGTCGCTGCGGGACGCACAGGCCGGGGGGACGGCCGTCGGTCCGGACGCCGCCGACACCGCAGAGGTGGAGCGATGA
- the mfnA gene encoding tyrosine decarboxylase MfnA produces MLQRAEPQEFERVLSSMCTVPHPTAREAAERFLATNPGDPGTYETVAELEAEAVDSLGELTGLPEPAGYVASGGTEANIQAIRIARNRADTDDPNVVAPVHAHFSFTKAADVLGVELRTAPATDHRVNVEAMAELIDDDTICVVGVAGSTEYGYVDPIPAIADLATDADALCHVDAAWGGFYLPFTDHDWHFGHADVDTMTIDPHKVGQAAVPAGGLLARDRSLLDELAVETPYLESTSQLTLTGTRSGAGVASAVAAMEALWPAGYREQYERSMANAEWLADQLDARGHEVVGPELPLVAADLSVPMTDELRDRGWRVSKTGAGEMRVVCMPHVTRSMLRSFVADLDWY; encoded by the coding sequence ATGCTTCAGCGGGCCGAGCCACAGGAGTTCGAACGCGTCCTCTCGTCGATGTGTACGGTCCCACATCCGACGGCCCGCGAGGCAGCAGAACGGTTCCTCGCGACGAATCCCGGCGATCCCGGCACGTACGAGACGGTCGCGGAACTGGAAGCCGAGGCCGTCGACTCCCTCGGTGAGCTAACTGGCCTGCCGGAGCCGGCGGGCTACGTCGCCTCGGGCGGGACCGAGGCCAACATCCAGGCGATCCGGATCGCCAGGAACCGCGCCGACACCGACGATCCGAACGTCGTCGCTCCGGTCCACGCCCACTTCTCCTTTACAAAGGCCGCCGACGTGCTCGGCGTCGAGTTGCGGACCGCTCCCGCGACGGACCACCGTGTGAACGTCGAGGCCATGGCGGAACTGATCGACGACGACACCATCTGTGTGGTCGGGGTCGCCGGTTCGACGGAGTACGGCTACGTCGACCCCATCCCCGCGATCGCCGACCTCGCGACGGACGCCGACGCGCTCTGTCACGTCGACGCCGCCTGGGGCGGGTTCTACCTCCCCTTCACCGACCACGACTGGCACTTCGGCCACGCGGACGTGGACACGATGACCATCGACCCGCACAAGGTCGGCCAGGCGGCGGTCCCCGCCGGCGGGCTGCTGGCACGGGATCGTTCGCTCCTAGATGAGTTGGCCGTCGAGACGCCGTATCTGGAGTCGACGAGCCAGTTGACCCTGACCGGCACGCGTTCGGGGGCCGGTGTCGCCTCGGCGGTCGCGGCCATGGAGGCGCTGTGGCCGGCCGGCTACCGCGAGCAGTACGAGCGCTCGATGGCCAACGCCGAGTGGCTGGCCGATCAACTGGACGCCCGCGGCCACGAGGTCGTCGGCCCGGAACTCCCGCTCGTCGCGGCGGACCTCTCGGTGCCGATGACCGACGAACTGCGCGACCGCGGCTGGCGCGTCTCCAAGACCGGTGCCGGCGAGATGCGCGTCGTCTGTATGCCCCACGTCACCCGGTCGATGCTGCGGTCGTTCGTGGCGGACCTGGACTGGTACTGA
- a CDS encoding GAF domain-containing protein gives MTDRILCVDPDEGVRADTVETIRSELDGFDYSVETAATLGDAEAALTRETAAIITEYTLPDGTGFDLINTARERCPDAGCILYTETDPDTIDTDELRGSITEYVGKGSVFGAERLVELLRTTIESRTQNTYPVPQNEAERIAALRSYDLDDEELLSSLDRITDLAATHFDVDQASINIISEHSQEFLACYGGAEDWETMDREDSICTFTILEDDDVMTVEDVTDDPRFESRSDSLLELGIRAYMGANLVTSAGLVIGPLCIYDDEPRSFSPADEAYLRDLASVAMDLIELRAQVDANQALEGSHR, from the coding sequence ATGACAGACCGCATTCTCTGTGTCGACCCGGACGAGGGTGTTCGTGCCGACACTGTCGAGACGATCCGGTCGGAACTGGATGGGTTCGATTACAGCGTCGAAACGGCGGCGACACTCGGCGATGCGGAGGCCGCACTGACCAGGGAGACAGCCGCGATCATCACCGAGTATACACTTCCCGACGGGACGGGGTTCGATCTCATCAACACGGCCAGAGAGCGGTGTCCGGACGCAGGCTGTATCCTCTACACCGAGACCGACCCCGACACGATCGACACCGACGAACTCCGCGGGTCGATCACGGAGTACGTGGGCAAGGGGTCGGTGTTCGGGGCCGAACGGCTCGTCGAGTTGCTCCGGACGACGATCGAGTCGCGGACCCAGAACACGTATCCGGTCCCGCAGAACGAGGCCGAGCGGATCGCCGCCCTCCGCTCGTACGACCTCGACGACGAGGAGTTACTCTCCTCGCTGGACCGGATCACCGACCTCGCGGCCACACACTTCGACGTCGATCAAGCGTCGATCAACATCATCAGCGAACACAGCCAGGAGTTCCTGGCCTGCTACGGCGGCGCCGAGGACTGGGAGACGATGGACCGCGAGGACTCGATCTGTACGTTCACGATCCTCGAAGACGACGACGTCATGACCGTCGAGGACGTCACCGACGACCCGCGGTTCGAATCCCGGAGTGACTCGCTTCTCGAACTGGGTATCCGGGCGTACATGGGTGCGAACCTCGTCACGAGCGCAGGCCTGGTGATCGGGCCGTTGTGCATCTACGACGACGAACCACGCTCGTTCTCGCCGGCCGACGAGGCGTACCTCCGGGACCTCGCGTCTGTGGCGATGGATCTCATCGAGTTACGTGCCCAGGTCGATGCGAACCAGGCCCTGGAGGGGAGCCACCGGTGA
- a CDS encoding DUF7504 family protein — translation MSSESDSAYGFGDGVPLEPVAPGTTVLVAGPALSRTEDLARSMVTDGNSAGEGALYISTNKTHKKVLDACRQTHPSLDTDMVGVIDCSGQEIGQSPPGVNVKYVSTQSDLTGIGMKFSALYESLYADATGGRVRTSLISLSSLSMYVDLRSLFQFAQTLSGRIDSADGLGVFAIDPTTHDTKTVNTLSQVADGRIEVRESDDGDNELRVRGLPDQPTGWHPFTLP, via the coding sequence GTGAGTTCCGAGAGCGACTCGGCGTACGGGTTCGGCGACGGTGTGCCACTCGAACCGGTGGCACCGGGGACGACAGTGCTCGTCGCCGGCCCGGCACTCAGCCGGACCGAGGACCTGGCACGTTCGATGGTCACCGACGGGAACAGCGCCGGCGAAGGGGCGCTGTACATCTCGACGAACAAGACACACAAGAAAGTCCTCGACGCCTGCCGACAGACCCATCCGTCGCTCGACACCGACATGGTGGGTGTCATCGACTGTAGCGGACAGGAGATCGGACAGTCACCACCCGGCGTGAACGTCAAGTACGTCTCGACCCAGAGCGATCTGACCGGCATCGGGATGAAGTTCTCGGCACTGTACGAGTCACTGTACGCCGACGCGACGGGCGGTCGCGTCCGGACCAGTCTCATCAGTCTCTCCTCGCTGTCGATGTACGTCGACCTGCGATCGCTGTTCCAGTTCGCACAGACCCTCTCGGGCCGTATCGACAGTGCCGACGGGCTCGGGGTGTTCGCGATCGATCCCACGACCCACGACACGAAGACGGTCAACACGCTGAGCCAGGTCGCCGACGGCCGGATCGAGGTCCGGGAGAGCGACGACGGGGACAACGAACTCAGGGTCCGTGGCCTCCCGGACCAACCGACCGGCTGGCACCCGTTCACACTGCCGTAG
- a CDS encoding YqaA family protein, with amino-acid sequence MDLVAPLHAMIIFAADCTSSGTALSPLEEAVCTATGPTGLGIIGLYSFLIAFILPLPSEVVLVPAETLRLGLSTTGNMAVIIVVSAFGKALGSLFAFHIGQEAKEYGPLVRWIKQSRFDIIEWSEKKTIQIAKKYGYVGLALALCVPFFPDTLSIYAFTVLEEDYLRFGAATFAGSAGRLLVTLGLAGGTLALL; translated from the coding sequence GTGGACCTGGTAGCGCCCCTCCACGCGATGATAATCTTCGCGGCCGACTGTACGTCGTCGGGAACGGCTCTGTCCCCGTTAGAGGAGGCAGTCTGTACCGCGACGGGGCCGACGGGGCTGGGCATCATCGGACTCTACTCGTTTCTGATCGCGTTCATCCTCCCCTTGCCGAGCGAGGTCGTCCTCGTCCCCGCCGAGACGCTCCGCTTGGGGCTGTCGACGACGGGGAACATGGCGGTCATCATCGTCGTCAGCGCGTTCGGGAAGGCCCTGGGGAGTCTCTTCGCCTTCCACATCGGACAGGAGGCAAAGGAGTACGGCCCGCTGGTCCGGTGGATCAAGCAGTCCAGGTTCGACATCATCGAGTGGTCCGAGAAGAAGACGATCCAGATCGCGAAGAAGTACGGCTACGTCGGCCTCGCGCTGGCGCTGTGTGTCCCCTTCTTCCCGGACACGCTGTCGATCTACGCCTTTACCGTTCTCGAAGAGGACTACCTCCGGTTCGGCGCGGCGACGTTCGCTGGCAGCGCGGGTCGTCTGCTGGTCACGCTGGGACTGGCCGGCGGGACGCTCGCGCTGTTGTAG
- the metG gene encoding methionine--tRNA ligase, with product MSHDEFPTDQPAVVTCGLPYANGDLHVGHLRTYVDGDALSRALRRIGQQTAFVSGSDMHGTPVAVNAAQQGVEPREFALEYHETYAETFPRFNVEFDNYGHTDDETNTELTQEFVRSWIDTDHVHEKEIQVAWDTEEDQPLPDRFVEGTCPYCGEQARGDECDEGCQRHLEPGEIEDPVSTITGNPAEYREREHKFLRLADFQEYLQGYLDRLEGTDNAQNQPREWIEGELQDLCITRDMDWGVDYPGEDGEDLVLYVWVDAPIEYVASTKQYSERVGADEYDWEDVWKLDGDAEHGTEWEADWSADNGEIIHVIGRDIIQHHAVFWPAMLRGAGYNEPRTILATGFVGIDGKALSTSRNRAVWADEYLDAGFHPDLFRYYIATGAGLEMDVDFSWDRFAERVNGELVGNVGNFAYRSLLFAHRNYDGTPEAAVSDDVEARIEDAIETFETAVREYDIRSLAEVAIELSNYGNEYIQRNEPWNLVGEEPEEAAQVIRDCVQLTKAVAVVMQPVMPGKAERLWGQLGERGSVADVTLETALSEPPAEFDEPVELFEQVEDDHIEALQEQLQRRVEAASEDGGDDSESDAEETVDLEPLVEERIGFEDFEGIDMRVGEIVTAEPVEDADKLLRLEVDIGHEVRQVVAGLAKLHDVEELPGTRVILLANMEKAELFGIESNGMVLAAGDEADLLTTHEDAPLGTRIQ from the coding sequence ATGAGCCACGACGAGTTCCCGACGGATCAGCCGGCGGTGGTGACCTGTGGGTTGCCCTACGCCAACGGCGACCTCCACGTGGGCCACCTCCGGACCTACGTCGACGGGGACGCCCTCTCGCGTGCCCTGCGTCGTATCGGCCAACAGACTGCCTTCGTCAGTGGGTCGGACATGCACGGGACGCCGGTAGCGGTCAACGCCGCCCAGCAGGGCGTCGAGCCCCGCGAGTTCGCCCTGGAGTACCACGAGACCTACGCCGAGACGTTCCCGCGGTTCAACGTCGAGTTCGACAACTACGGGCACACCGACGACGAGACGAACACCGAACTCACCCAGGAGTTCGTCCGTTCCTGGATCGACACCGATCACGTCCACGAGAAGGAGATCCAGGTCGCCTGGGACACCGAGGAGGACCAGCCACTCCCCGACCGCTTCGTTGAGGGGACCTGTCCGTACTGCGGCGAGCAGGCCCGCGGCGACGAGTGCGACGAGGGGTGCCAGCGCCACCTCGAACCCGGCGAGATCGAGGACCCCGTGAGTACGATCACGGGCAACCCCGCGGAGTACCGCGAGCGGGAACACAAGTTCCTCCGCCTGGCGGACTTCCAGGAGTACCTTCAGGGATATCTCGATCGCCTGGAGGGGACCGACAACGCCCAGAACCAGCCCCGCGAGTGGATCGAGGGCGAGCTACAGGACCTCTGTATCACCCGGGACATGGACTGGGGCGTGGATTACCCGGGCGAAGACGGCGAGGACCTCGTGCTGTACGTCTGGGTCGACGCGCCCATCGAGTACGTCGCCTCGACGAAACAGTACTCCGAACGGGTCGGTGCCGACGAGTACGACTGGGAAGACGTCTGGAAACTCGACGGCGACGCCGAGCACGGCACCGAGTGGGAGGCCGACTGGAGCGCGGACAACGGCGAGATCATCCACGTCATCGGCCGTGACATCATCCAGCACCACGCCGTCTTCTGGCCGGCGATGCTGCGGGGTGCGGGGTACAACGAACCCCGGACGATCCTGGCGACCGGTTTCGTCGGGATCGACGGCAAGGCGCTCTCGACCTCCCGGAACCGCGCCGTCTGGGCCGACGAATACCTCGACGCGGGCTTCCACCCCGATCTGTTCCGGTACTACATCGCCACCGGCGCGGGCCTGGAGATGGACGTCGACTTCTCCTGGGACCGCTTCGCCGAGCGGGTCAACGGCGAACTGGTCGGCAACGTCGGCAACTTCGCCTACCGGTCGCTGCTGTTCGCCCACCGGAACTACGACGGCACGCCCGAGGCCGCGGTCAGCGACGACGTCGAGGCGCGCATCGAGGACGCGATCGAGACGTTCGAGACCGCCGTCAGGGAGTACGACATCCGATCGCTGGCCGAGGTCGCGATCGAACTGTCGAACTACGGCAACGAGTACATCCAGCGCAACGAGCCCTGGAACCTGGTCGGCGAGGAACCCGAGGAAGCGGCACAAGTCATCCGGGACTGCGTGCAGTTGACCAAGGCCGTCGCCGTCGTCATGCAGCCGGTCATGCCCGGGAAGGCCGAGCGGCTGTGGGGCCAACTCGGCGAACGGGGTTCCGTGGCCGACGTGACCCTGGAGACGGCGCTTTCGGAACCGCCCGCCGAGTTCGACGAGCCCGTCGAACTGTTCGAGCAAGTCGAGGACGACCACATCGAGGCCCTCCAGGAACAGCTCCAGCGTCGCGTTGAGGCTGCGAGCGAGGACGGCGGAGACGACAGTGAGAGCGACGCCGAGGAGACGGTCGACCTCGAACCGCTTGTCGAGGAGCGGATCGGCTTCGAGGACTTCGAGGGGATCGACATGCGCGTCGGCGAGATCGTCACCGCCGAGCCGGTTGAGGACGCCGACAAGCTCCTCCGCCTGGAGGTCGATATCGGTCACGAGGTCCGCCAGGTCGTCGCCGGCCTCGCGAAGCTCCACGACGTCGAGGAGCTTCCGGGGACGCGGGTCATCTTGCTGGCCAACATGGAGAAAGCCGAGCTGTTCGGTATCGAGTCCAACGGGATGGTACTCGCTGCGGGCGACGAGGCCGACCTGCTGACCACTCACGAGGACGCGCCGCTCGGCACCCGCATCCAGTAG
- the icd gene encoding isocitrate dehydrogenase (NADP(+)), whose translation MGYDYDKVEVPDEGNPIEVTADNELDVPENPIIPIIHGDGIGTDVGPAAQKVLEAAANATGRDISWMRVYAGSSAREMYDENLPDDTVEAIKEFNVAIKGPLTTPVGAGFRSLNVALRKTLDLYANVRPTYHLDGVPSPVKNPGEMDMVTFRENTEDVYAGIEWEAGTDEVQEVKEFVEEEMGFDNTIHDGSVGIGVKPITEFGTKRLVREAIEYALEEDRDSVTLVHKGNIMKFTEGAFRDWGYEVAEEEYGEDVITEDELWDEYDGEAPEDALVVNDRIADNMLQQLLTRTDEYDVIATMNLNGDYMSDAAGAQIGGLGIAPGANFGEARCLAEPVHGSAPKYAGEDKVNPTAMILSGRLMLEYMGWKDAGKLVRDAVEETISSGDVTYDLERQIEGGTKLSTSEYADKVVENIEQLS comes from the coding sequence ATGGGATACGATTACGACAAAGTAGAGGTGCCCGACGAGGGCAACCCGATCGAAGTCACAGCGGACAACGAACTCGACGTTCCCGAGAACCCGATCATCCCCATCATCCACGGGGACGGGATCGGGACGGACGTCGGTCCCGCCGCCCAGAAGGTCCTCGAAGCCGCCGCGAACGCGACCGGACGTGACATCTCCTGGATGCGCGTCTACGCCGGCTCCTCGGCCCGCGAGATGTACGACGAGAACCTGCCCGACGACACCGTCGAGGCGATCAAGGAGTTCAACGTCGCCATCAAGGGCCCGCTGACGACGCCCGTCGGCGCCGGGTTCCGTTCGCTGAACGTCGCACTGCGGAAGACGCTGGACCTCTACGCCAACGTCCGCCCGACCTACCACCTCGACGGCGTCCCGTCGCCCGTCAAGAACCCCGGCGAGATGGACATGGTCACCTTCCGGGAGAACACCGAGGACGTCTACGCCGGCATCGAGTGGGAAGCCGGGACCGACGAGGTCCAGGAGGTCAAGGAGTTCGTCGAGGAGGAGATGGGCTTCGACAACACGATCCACGACGGCTCGGTCGGCATCGGCGTCAAGCCGATCACCGAGTTCGGGACCAAGCGCCTGGTCCGCGAGGCCATCGAGTATGCCCTCGAAGAGGACCGCGATTCGGTCACGCTGGTCCACAAGGGCAACATCATGAAGTTCACCGAGGGCGCCTTCCGCGACTGGGGCTACGAGGTCGCCGAGGAGGAGTACGGCGAGGACGTCATTACCGAGGACGAGCTGTGGGACGAGTACGACGGCGAGGCCCCCGAGGACGCGCTGGTCGTCAACGACCGCATCGCCGACAACATGCTCCAGCAGCTACTGACCCGGACCGACGAGTACGACGTCATCGCGACGATGAACCTCAATGGGGACTACATGTCCGACGCCGCCGGTGCACAGATCGGCGGCCTCGGCATCGCTCCCGGTGCGAACTTCGGCGAGGCCCGCTGTCTCGCGGAGCCGGTCCACGGCTCGGCCCCGAAGTACGCCGGCGAGGACAAGGTCAACCCGACCGCGATGATCCTCTCGGGTCGCCTGATGCTCGAATACATGGGCTGGAAGGACGCCGGCAAACTCGTCCGTGACGCCGTCGAGGAGACCATCTCCAGCGGCGACGTCACCTACGACCTGGAGCGCCAGATCGAGGGCGGCACCAAGCTCTCGACCTCCGAGTACGCGGACAAGGTCGTCGAGAACATCGAACAACTCTCGTAG
- a CDS encoding cupin domain-containing protein, which produces MEEVSQAASETVEAVDGVHLTQLVVGERMSAQQFHIEPGAVVPEHSHDHEQIGFVVSGAFTFFIDGEESVVSSGDSYVIPGGEPHRVENRTDEPVTGIDVFSPPRIDPDWRG; this is translated from the coding sequence ATGGAGGAAGTTTCCCAGGCAGCCAGCGAGACTGTCGAGGCGGTCGATGGCGTCCACCTGACGCAACTGGTCGTCGGCGAGCGGATGAGCGCCCAGCAGTTCCACATCGAACCCGGCGCCGTCGTCCCGGAACACAGCCACGATCACGAGCAGATCGGCTTCGTCGTCAGTGGCGCGTTCACGTTCTTCATCGACGGCGAGGAGTCCGTCGTCAGTTCGGGTGACTCCTACGTCATCCCCGGCGGTGAACCCCACCGGGTGGAGAACCGGACCGACGAGCCAGTGACCGGTATCGACGTGTTCAGTCCGCCCCGGATCGACCCCGACTGGCGTGGCTGA
- a CDS encoding DUF5817 domain-containing protein — protein sequence MYAVVGCSECSALWIVEGEQATSQCPRCGSRRQHDKRRRFVETDDEAHAREVRASMLANRQGHGDAFADLDSVAEMERRVEDAGVDDETYLERSGVDTDSVAAAGDRAETGAGGGQSRKETVLAALRSLDAPSEDEVVAYARERDVPPDYTRTALRKLVRAGEVTESRGRYRLL from the coding sequence ATGTACGCCGTCGTGGGGTGTAGCGAGTGCAGCGCCCTCTGGATCGTCGAGGGCGAGCAGGCGACGAGTCAGTGTCCCCGCTGTGGGTCCCGCCGGCAACACGACAAGCGCCGGCGGTTCGTCGAGACCGACGACGAGGCCCACGCACGGGAGGTCAGGGCCTCGATGCTGGCGAACCGACAGGGCCACGGCGACGCCTTCGCCGACCTGGACTCGGTCGCGGAGATGGAGCGCCGGGTCGAGGATGCCGGGGTCGACGACGAGACGTACCTCGAACGGTCGGGCGTCGACACCGACAGCGTGGCGGCGGCCGGCGACCGCGCGGAGACGGGTGCCGGCGGGGGACAGTCACGGAAGGAGACGGTTCTGGCGGCACTCCGGTCGCTCGACGCGCCCAGCGAGGACGAGGTCGTCGCCTACGCCCGGGAGCGGGACGTTCCTCCCGACTACACGCGGACGGCGTTACGAAAGCTCGTCAGGGCCGGCGAGGTCACCGAGTCCCGGGGGCGCTACCGACTCCTATGA
- the hmgA gene encoding hydroxymethylglutaryl-CoA reductase (NADPH), whose amino-acid sequence MTDAETLAQRVREGELRLYELEDHADPDTAATARRRLLAAETGADLSTVGDYGFDAGEADSNIENMVGTAQVPMGVVGPLPVDGGAADGEHYLPLATTEGALLASVNRGVSAIRTAGGATARVLKSGMTRAPVFKVEDVAAAGEVSAWVRDHVDRLAAAAEGTTSHGELQEVTPYTVGDNVFLRFSYDTKDAMGMNMATIATEAACEVVESETPAELVALSGNLCSDKKPAAINAIEGRGRTVSADVLLPHEQVQQRLDTTTDAIVEANTRKNLVGSAKAGALGFNAHAANVIAAAFLAFGQDAAQVVEGANTITTVDARDDGLYASVTLSSLEVGTVGGGTGLPTQSEALEVVGYGGGGDPPGSNADALAEVIAAGVLAGELSLLAALSSRHLSSAHAELGR is encoded by the coding sequence ATGACCGACGCCGAGACCCTCGCACAGCGCGTCCGCGAGGGTGAACTCCGCCTGTACGAACTCGAAGACCACGCCGACCCGGACACGGCCGCCACGGCCCGCCGGCGTCTCCTCGCCGCGGAAACCGGTGCCGACCTCTCGACCGTCGGCGACTACGGCTTCGACGCTGGCGAGGCCGACAGCAACATCGAGAACATGGTCGGGACCGCACAGGTCCCGATGGGCGTCGTCGGACCGCTGCCGGTCGACGGCGGGGCGGCCGACGGCGAGCACTACCTCCCGCTGGCGACGACCGAGGGAGCCCTGTTGGCTTCGGTCAACCGCGGCGTCTCGGCCATCCGGACTGCCGGCGGCGCAACCGCACGAGTCCTGAAATCCGGGATGACACGGGCACCGGTGTTCAAGGTCGAGGACGTGGCTGCCGCGGGGGAGGTCTCGGCCTGGGTCCGGGACCACGTCGACCGACTGGCCGCGGCCGCCGAGGGGACGACGAGCCACGGCGAACTCCAGGAGGTCACCCCCTACACCGTCGGGGACAACGTCTTCCTGCGGTTCTCCTACGACACCAAGGACGCGATGGGGATGAACATGGCCACCATCGCGACCGAGGCCGCCTGTGAGGTCGTCGAGAGCGAGACACCGGCCGAACTGGTGGCGCTGTCGGGCAACCTCTGTTCGGACAAGAAACCCGCGGCGATCAACGCCATCGAGGGCCGGGGCCGGACCGTCTCCGCGGATGTCCTCCTCCCCCACGAGCAGGTCCAGCAGCGCCTCGACACGACCACGGACGCCATCGTCGAGGCAAACACCCGCAAGAACCTCGTCGGCTCCGCGAAGGCCGGTGCGCTGGGGTTCAACGCCCACGCGGCCAACGTGATCGCCGCGGCCTTCCTCGCGTTCGGCCAGGACGCCGCCCAGGTCGTCGAGGGCGCAAACACCATCACGACCGTCGACGCCCGCGATGACGGGCTGTACGCCTCGGTGACGCTCTCCTCGCTGGAGGTCGGAACCGTCGGCGGCGGGACGGGACTGCCGACCCAGTCGGAGGCGCTGGAGGTAGTCGGCTACGGCGGCGGCGGCGACCCGCCGGGGAGCAACGCCGACGCGCTCGCGGAGGTCATCGCCGCCGGCGTCCTGGCCGGCGAGCTCTCCCTGCTGGCGGCGCTGTCGTCCCGGCATCTCTCCTCGGCCCACGCCGAACTCGGGCGCTGA